From the genome of Canis lupus baileyi chromosome 4, mCanLup2.hap1, whole genome shotgun sequence:
TTGAGCCCTCAGACAACAAGTGTCTGTTAAGAGCTACTGATGGAAAAAAGATCAGCACTGTGGTGAGCTCCAAAGAAGTAAACAAGTTTCAGATGGCTTACTCAAACCTACTGAGAGCTAACATGGATGGACTGAAGAAGAGGGACAAAAAGAGCAAGAGTAAGAAGAGCAAAGCAGCACAGTGAAGGGCACTGCATATCCTGCTCT
Proteins encoded in this window:
- the LOC140631555 gene encoding signal recognition particle 14 kDa protein-like, which codes for MVLLERKQFLMELTRLFQKCQLSVSMFITLKKYDGRTKPIPRKGSVEGFEPSDNKCLLRATDGKKISTVVSSKEVNKFQMAYSNLLRANMDGLKKRDKKSKSKKSKAAQ